ttacatctgttttaaacaaatatatcaatcatatgtagaaaaaaatatcagtgtaaacagaaatatgtttcttttgacTTAAATGCTAAATAGCAATTTACGAGacattttttaaccatttacgagtccaaaattaatatcaaaataatgtttgatcaAGATATCTTACATTCCTATGTTTTGCATGGTTTATTGATCTTAACTTTGATAaacttaaatgcatttttgtgtttCCTATTGCTTTGTTCTCATggtgtttttgtaaattaaagacAAGCTGTGTTGCCAACATGTtttactttcaataaaacagTTGACAATTGATTGGCGtcgtacatttattgttttgttaaaaacggttaaaataaacaaattcttACACAGAAAGAAGTACTTCttcagaaaataataataaacaatttgtgACTGGAGCggttttgtttgtgttattgCATCATGCCCATTAGTATTGTCTCGAAAATAGcataataaaatgcattggTGGTTTCATAAACActctcatttttaaaaaactataATAGTTGTACTCAtaaaaatttacatttcaatgcCAAAAAGGTAttgcaataataaaatgaacCCAAATAACAgttattcaaaactttttttttcccTGTTTACATGCTGTTAATGTCGCACATAAACCGGAATGAGTGTACTACatattcttttttgttattttttattaaaaatgcgTCCACACAATGAAATTATCACAAATGACTGATTCGGCGTCTAATGCCGATGAGTATAGCCTGGGGCCAAAAACAAATCCTAGTATAGCTCAAAATGTATGTAACGAGTTTTACTAACAATGAAACCTGTTCGACAGTGTTCAGTAATAGTGGTGTGTaaccaacatatttttattaaatgattataataatattttatcgaaGCACATTTTATAACTTACAATATGCACAGTATGATATAATACAGAAGTAATATTATTCTTAACTAATcgatctttaaaaaaaaaaaattacgcAGTTTGTCAACTTCCGGTTTCAGTTGagtttgtatgtttacattttgacagatcaaaaaaaatattttttaaaccccTAGCCATGTTCTCCAGCGTCTCCAAGTGGCTAGGAGTTGTAGACAATACAGTTGATGAAGAGACATTAGCTGTTAATGCTGAAGGCGAGGAGAAACCAGTTGAAAAACCAGAGATAAAAGACGAAGAAAAGACCACTGCCACTGCGGAGAAAGTTGACAATGATCCAGAAAATGACGACTTAATTTCTCCACAAACGAAACAAACTTTAGAAGACGTGTCTGCAAAGGCTATAAGCACTGCAAAGGAATGGGGTAGTAAGTGTCCATGTTGTGCAGCACCATTTGATTTGCATATTACAtgctagccacaataatgcacatTTATGGaactatttttaacatttggacattcattTTGTTACCTACAcaccacaagtcaactgatccataccaatgtaaaatatatttttcaattgtaactccacaatatttaacactgtGTAGCGTGCGACGTTAAACTTCAACAGATCCCtacagagaaaagcatgctcgaccctgaaggggtctgCTGGTatttatatacactaaattcTCTTTCCACACAGAACCCAggctttgcttatttgcatattaccaaccaagttaacatactagtccaaataattgtatgttggcggattttttttagatttttgatatggcaaatccttcacgtacaaattgtttagtatcaaaagtgggtagttgttccgatcaggattctgggttaaagcatatagagtctataaaatatcataaaaacaagaaatattaccagataatgttattttatattagttccatacacaaaaaataaatatccaacttataattatgagtttgacggcttgttttcattttattctgtcaaaacataacgatatatacatgaagggcacctgcaaggcttcagggcacagttttaaatcgctcggaacatttcggccatggccgagttgttacgattgtataacgaggtctatctcgaagctttgtcggaggaggccgagttattacgattgtatggagttgttccccttcgcataatcgttttctgtgtcagtcaactttcgttttattggataggtaaacaacttgttttaatgcattaaatgcttgtttagtgcaaaataacatttcacttacatggtaaaatatgaatataactctttatgatcaatttcaaccataaaatacttcacttaaaacaatttcaatatttttaaaacaccccagTTTTTTGCaaattcccgtttagacgttagggattggaagaatcccgtataacacgtctattattttagactagttaACATACGTGCTATGAAAGTACTTCAGTctgtaataaaatgatatactaTGACAGCACatcgccgcctacagcggaccgttacactaatctGCAGCCTACAGCGAACCGTTAAACTATGAATGCACATTTGCTGCCTACAGCGGGCGGTAACATTATTATGAATGCACATAAGCCGTCTACAGCGGAcggttacattactttcccctcagAGAAGACTCGACCCAAGTCATAGTCTGGGAAACTTGAGGGTAAGGTAACTCCGTTTTGGCAGTTGTCAacatcccaccgctgccaccattcattccaaatcatcaaaagactctgaagtggctgtttatatggactattAACATGCAAAACAAAGGGATCTGGAACTATTAgttgatatatttcaaacacTGAATGAGGTAATAAGTGTGCCATATATCATGTTGTTAGAGGGAAAAAGGTGTGATAGTCTTCAAATTCTACTCAAATTCCCGCTAATAACATGGCTTGAGCAGtgttgttatatgttttatatgtttgagCATTAAATTAATTCTGTGAATACCAAAAAACAGTCTATTTTACATATAACTGCAATCTAACACCTAGTGTAcctgaaaatatttttgggACAGACTGgccattattttttacatgtatgtctttAAAGTTTACTCAGgacattttcatttaacataGGACATTTCCTAGTAATCATGTCAATTCTCAACTCAGttgtattttatgatatatatataaatgtataacagaATATGACTTCAACATCatcagggtttccgccagccctttatggcttgtcgggcccgacgtgccttccgctggcaaggccaATTACCGACACGCGTTAATTATgctgacatgctttaatccgcgtagcgacaatccttatcaaaacaatcatcatttTGACAATACACGATTTTGTTGCGATtacaacggttgcaacggttgactgacagccagaaggcgtgtcgggactattacgacatttgtatcagccattcaggatcgaCGACAGCATGAAGGCGTGTCGGTGAGGTTCAACAGTGCCAATTAACCAAACTCCTCTTATTCTTTATCAGAAtgggaatgtgtgaaaaacaccactgtcgTAATTGCGACCTTTGTCCCTATAATCACCTATGAACACAAAGCaaacaataagtgttaattgatttcggtaacataaatcatgtgtcgttttattttgtttcttaatcccGAATCCGTTTGtttaaccaattattaaattataattgagaaccgtgttaagatatctgtgttattataaacaagggttatgctatgtcgtcgtaattaattgagtcgcgttcccatctttagtttaaaagtgtgaagttatattttgtgttgcttattattaaacttcgattattttatcgttcttttaatttatttggaaaaaaagataaataaatctgaaaatacacattacattctgtttaagttattatttagccaacccggctttaaaaatattagctgttgcagctttaaatatgaaTACACGAGCAGTCGCTTTGCTCCGGGCTCTTTAGTGTTCCAGCATGCAGCGTGCTTTACACGTTTTGCTGTGACGtcaacggtgtcaatataaataatacccgcactaaacgaaacatgagTCAATCAATATCGTCGATATTGTATTgtcggaaaacttgagaaatatcaataattaaggaaaagaaaccattaaaccttttcacaaataattttaatgttaatcagACTGTagttggtaattctaaatcataggaacataactgtaaacttgtccaaccattttggatacgaaaataaaaaaaattaacgtcaggaggggacacccctcccaaaccctccccttccgacatgccttatgaaattcctggcggaaaccctgatCATTCATTCATTGACATACAATATTGGCTTGTCACATGCTCAATTAGACATCAGTTAGATTAACAAGCAATAATTGGACAAAAAACTTGCTAAAACTTCCAAATCAGAGTCAATATCTGAATCACATTAAGATGCTTCATCATTCACCACAATGGTTTGTTTTTTGCACATTGTCTGCTACCCAAATGTGCTCAGTCTCCACTTGAAAGTCATAAGAAAACTCTGCGCTATCACCATTAGCATTTTAATACGTTATAATTACTTTCACCTGATATCCATAAGTgccataatttaaaatgaactAAGCAATACCTGTTTACGATGCAAATTACATCAAACCGACGTCTTTTCAGAAAGTCGCATTTTGATTTGATCTTTGTGCGCATGCGCACTACACAGATTTCAGTTTGACATAGTTTGAAAATCTAACGTCAATGTCCAACTgttcaataatgtttttgtgttcaCAGAACAACTATAGGATGTTATAACATATGTTAAATGCATCCAGAAAACTTAGTTTGTTTActttcttcatttatttattaactgcACGTAATGCTTCCACTGACCTCATTGTTTATTACGGTACACAGTACACCTtcatattatgcaccagtcaattgtaaccatggccccccccaggtccgggggtatatcggggatagccggagaaatgggccgtgtttttacctttcagatggccccgcagtgccaggtgaaagtggtggttttgtcttcgctttaaatatagctgggaatgggcctaacctagggtccctgggtgcgggggcatttggcgggcattttaccatctgttcgtccccgtattgcggggattttagctggggttggctggacccaaagtcaaagtccccgctattccccggacctggggggggccatggttacaattgactggtgcattaaaacttgtataattatatttgtacaaACTGTATAGGTGAacttttgtacatgtatgtataaatataatctCTATTACTAAATGcaaatagcaaaataaaaaaaaatcatttcaagaCATTTGATCATGTTTGCAACATTTTGGCAAATGGCTAAAACCAAATTGGTTTCTTAACAGTTACGAAATGACTAACACAATGATTACAAATTGACTAAACTTGAGCAGTTACAATAGGGAAAGGTTACAAAATGACATACCATTATTCAAATCAAGTTACGTTTTGCCCAACATGTAGAGTGCTCTTTTAGtttaatatactataataatgtttttccaGGATAGATAAAAGGGCATggtattttttccaaaaagagGACATAGAAGTACAATGTACGTCAATTTGTTATATGTACCTAAAAGGGCAATCTGGTTTAATCATAATAGTACTTGAACTTAAAAGCATCTGTATGAACCATTAAAAagtgcatgattttttttaaaaccagtTTTCTATAAACACTGCTACTGCCTGTAAGAAAAGAATAGAACTCTGATCAGGGTGACTTGTTTTCTCCACTAATCTAATACaggtcagtgatttttttttggaattattttcaccgccTGTTCTTTCCAAATTGGGAATTGTTTTCCATGTtggggaaaaatacaaaatcatgctAAATAGCAAATTCACAtattttcaattacttttttatgcatacattatgctgttaCAGAGCTGgtcttgtcaatattttgtttattttttcataacttCATTGTCTTTTATTTCACTCACAGAATCTGTATTCAATTAATTGggaaaatatcatgaaaaatgaacactttttcgcaaggggaaacagcctttagaaggcagtaaattgcactaaaaaacaacactgaatacatgtactagtatttgtttttaagcatTCCTGTACGGCATTGGGAAGCAGGCATCTGAGAAAGTAACAGAGAAGGCGAAAGAGATAACCAAGTCTGTGGAGGATAAGGTAAGCTTTAAAaagttttcactgttttgtcAAGAAATCAGGATTAACCATATTTAGACCATTGAGGATAGAAGTATTGGAAAAATTCATATGGGCAGTTAAGTGAATCATCATAATTTTATGTCATACattattgacttcattcactgtcTAGCTTATTTATATTATGCAATCAGATTAGCTGTAGTGTTCTTAAATCAAATGATTTGAGCCCATTTTTGAATACAAGCCCTGTCAGACAGAAAGTATACCTTTAAGAATCAGTTAATTACCAACATGGCTTGCTCAGGTTGAATTTATAGAATTTAAATTTCACTTTCTCAAATAATCTTTAGGGAAGAGAGATTTTATAGAAtctttatatacaatgtaatttcttaaatctgcactctcactgtTTTACCTATGgtatttgacaactttttctttttttgtctcaaaatcagctgatATTGGCATCAATGCTTTCAAATCAGTCATGAAGGATAACACACAGTAGAACAGATcccatttttttagaaaactgccaaatatttcattttttaaagctttagTCATGCTTTAACCATTACATATCAATTTTAgggcaaaaatgttaaaaatatgatctgatattttatcagcagtcataaatcaatgtttttcagacattatgtaaaatttaactcatttaaagacaaaaaattgaaaagttgtcaaaacatcaatctgtgagcgtgcagctttaaaatcagTTGGAGGATGACAGTgctctagtggtataagtgtcgGCCACTCACTTGAAGGTGTTCAAGGGTCTTGAGTCCCATCTAGGGAACATTCTCCTGGCCTCTCAAAATTAACACCATGAGTACTTTGTGTTTCTTCCAGAATAGACAAAAATACCATGCCCTTTCAGCCCCTTTGCAGGCACAAATGTAACACATTAAAGTAAACACTTTTCTTAAAGGGCATCGAGAACATCTaacattttcagtatttttggGAAATAACATATTCCCTTTCTaaagttattttgttaacaacaattttttaacagcatttctttaaaatctgATTGGGAGCTGAACATGTACCGTAGATTGGGCACCATGTCACAAAAGGAAGTTAAAGGGAAGATTGGCGTGATGCTTTAGTCAAAAAGGCCTAGAAGAATCAGGAGTACTAGTTTCTAACCAAGGAACAAGACTCAAAAATTGTGCATGCAGTGTCAAACTAAAATAGATAAAATCTCAAACTTATCTTGTGCTCATAATTGTAATTGAGTGAAATAAATAGAAACCAATGCTTACCTTATATAAAGCCCTCCTAAACgtctttaaaaagtatattgTTCATTGctctaattatattttacagacATTCCTTGGTGATTTCACGAAAGAACAGGAAACATTCGTTACAGAGAAGAAGGAAAAAGATCGCAAGTCAGAGGCGGCGGTCCCACCCTGGGTCGGATATAATGAAGAAGATGATATGAAGGCTCAGATACTGGCACTCTCACAGGTAGTACTTTGATGAAACGAGTGAGTGTTTTATAAatcttttcaataaatattatggTATATAAATATTGGCTGCCTTAAAGGATGACAGTGCATATTGCCAACCTGTGGTAAATGCTGTTGACTGAGGCGAAGGTTTGCAATTTACACCATCACCCTTAAGGCAGTCAATGTCtcttttattataccgaacaaaaactgtagaattttaaagcatttgattAAAAATCAGATGTAAATCAATATGGCGGTGTAGTTGTAGAGCATTGTCATTTTCTTAATGTTAGAGGGTAACAGTGCGACAGGGGGTGATGGTGCGAGGTGATagtcaaaaatatttcactggcgtttttacaataatgttttatagaagtgaagtatgaaaaatatttatctgtaATATTTAAAGCGAATTTTTCCATCATTGCCTTAGAAGTAGCAATTTTATAAGAGAAAAAAGATTTGTTGTTTCGAATAAACATTTTGTCTGGAACTCAGACTCAGAATGTTAGTGATAGTGTGGGTCAAGTAAGAAATGCACACCAGGAtctgtattcaataaacaacttgaATTTATCTTAGATTTAAGAGTAAAATCTGAATGTTTTGATAGGCCTGTAAAATTCATGGGCAGAtccagggttctcaataagtttcggttaAACCGTCTCAAATGGTTaagtaaccgaccagcttctacttattctactgaaaattcatttagttttccaaatttgaaccggccatattgccatttgaaccgtccattttggccggcagccggttcttattgagaacactgcagATCAAACTAATGGAAACTCTTGAAAAGGACAAGGATAAGaatgatataaattaaatttattgaatacaaCCCCAGGGTGATTTTAATTGGCTTATAATTGTCTTTACAGACAAgctaaaacatatatgtttaagcTAGGGGTTAAGCTTAAAAGTTATTAATGCTGTatcctgtccttttttgttAGCACCCATCTACCCTCATGCTGATAAGCATTGATAGCAACTTCAATGAAACACAATTCCTATCAAATTTTGTCCAATTCctacattgtttttaataaaaaaaataactttagaGTTAGTAGATTCTTATCTGACAAGTGTCCGCAGAGTTCTGCGGAGTTAACCCCTCTGAAGTATGCCGCTTTCGTAATTTTTAGGTCAACTGATCACACTtcgagggccttaaattcaaactccaaGGAACGGGGACAGTCAAAAAATTCATTGTGCTGGTCGCGAAAGTGAAAATCCGCGAAGAGAAACGAgagaaagtgggtctaacttgTTGGGTGTACTGTACTGATCAAATACTATTCAGTCCAATACAATGTTCCCTTTTTACCCGTGGCACCCTGTCCCTGTAGTGCAGTACTGGCTCAAACCCCATTCtagcatacatgtatgtaaatatgtaaCTGTGTTATTACAGGACAAAAGAAATTTCCTCAGAAATCCACCCAGTGGCATACAGTTTCAGTTTGACTTTGATGCAATATTCcctgttgccatggcaaccctTCAAGAGGACACAAACCTGcaaaaaatgagatttgaaCTCGTTCCTAAACAGTACGTTTTTAGTATTTATATGTTGTATGGTGACAATACAAGCACTGTTGTATTTGATTTATTCTATGatacagtcattgaaattagtaTTTTGGATGAGCAAGCTGGAAATTCTTGCATTATTGCTTTAAAGCATAAGAAATGTTCATCAAGCTCTCCAGTGCAGGGCTTTGCATGCTTCTGCTAATTTCAATCAATGTTCTTAAGAATCAATCGTTTTTTCACTTATAAATTAATGGTTAACTGTGTCACTTAGTTTAACAGGTAGGCTGTGAcatgtttctgtatttatttcagaataaaaGAAGACATGTTCTGGAGAAATTACTTCTATCGTGTATCACTCATCAAGCAGTCGACACAATTAACATCTCTAGCTCAACAAGCAGGTATGCGAAATGTTTGGGGTATGTAAGCCTATTTATACTTGCACTTGGGCCTTGCCAATTCGCCatgtgctccgttaagattatGTTAGGTTTTTTGGAGAAAAGTGCACGGTTTTTTGAAGAAAAGTgcacaaacaaaatgtaacccGAATTTAACGTCGCTCCCGgaagattataagtatttatttagtGGTGCTGTGGGGAATCTATTTTAAGACCCCTGTATCAACAACCAGGTGTATAACAATTACACCACAGATCTGCCACtcaaattgaaaatgttattaaactaCACTTCTAATATGCATCACAAAGAGCGTTCcgaacacctcggccatctcTGCCTAATGCCATATTCATTCGTGGTTGTTTTCTAAGGAATATGGCCTCGGTGCTCCAATTGCAAAATGAGTACTCTGACCATTGCtcattaaaggggctagacaccagatggtcccaaaatcggcaaatacactatttccacaaaacaagcacagaatttttaaataatattttgttgctgTCTCAGCTGATTTCACTCGTTTAAAATAGCCCATACTGGTTTCCCAGGTTATAGTGTGTATTATAAGCATGTAAATGTCACATGATTAATACTGCTAAATGTACCGAGGCtatttggaaaaatatgaaaaaactgcaaaagatacatatgtcgtaagcgatgtgatacatcagtaagtaaggtTCAATGCGTTGTaaacaacgatatcaattttttgacaagattttgacaattttctttttttgttgcaGTTGAAACATCTGTTGTCTAGTCTCTTTAAGTCTTGAAAAGCGAACTGAGAATGAATCAAATGTGAAAGAAGTTATATAGCCTTTTTTTAGAGGTATATCGTTTGtcacaattataaatatatttattctcccaaataaaacattttttaccatacatgtacaaaaacctttgtgataacatttatttcaggaaaTGGTGAAGGAAAAGATCATTCTCGTTCATCGTCGATAAGCAGTGAAAACAAAGGTAATGAATATGCTGCTGGGGCTAAattgatttgaatatttatttaaggaataaattgcatgatttatgtcattatcagggtatgaaTGCAGTTGAGCTGGTTATGGTGTGTTAAGTTCCGAAGGACTCCATGCATACTTTAACAAGCCCAACTgcattcatatccccgataatgacattaatcatGCTATTCATTCCTTACATTcagttcattatttctttccagaattgttaaaaatatacttaatttcatttaagaaaaccttactGTATTTCTTTCTCACCAATCCTGTTAATAAAACGACTTAACGGGAAACAGTTTATCACATGATGTTATAATATCGCGGGAAAAATTTAAACACTAAAACAGTTTCTAACGTTCAATTGAAATGCttttgacaacaatacattaaacaaattaattattaacaCTTTTCAACACTTTGATCAAAGTTTTCatggcctgctgacacaaacaataacaagataaacaattttcaatttatataaaagcacGATGATTCACtatccgaacatatccaaagatgttgcgttcattggAATATATTCACAATTTCTGAAAGGCCGTTCATTTAaagaatggaagttgaggtgtaaataatACC
The DNA window shown above is from Mya arenaria isolate MELC-2E11 chromosome 6, ASM2691426v1 and carries:
- the LOC128238405 gene encoding synapse-associated protein 1-like isoform X2, which gives rise to MFSSVSKWLGVVDNTVDEETLAVNAEGEEKPVEKPEIKDEEKTTATAEKVDNDPENDDLISPQTKQTLEDVSAKAISTAKEWGTFLYGIGKQASEKVTEKAKEITKSVEDKTFLGDFTKEQETFVTEKKEKDRKSEAAVPPWVGYNEEDDMKAQILALSQDKRNFLRNPPSGIQFQFDFDAIFPVAMATLQEDTNLQKMRFELVPKQIKEDMFWRNYFYRVSLIKQSTQLTSLAQQAGNGEGKDHSRSSSISSENKERSSPKPVQRSPEVEEQAGSPQENEFVSDSFADDGQISDEDLRKEMEMLGMEGDKKEEGEDDDWEQALIDEYLAMQEEQKQQQKSSAS
- the LOC128238405 gene encoding synapse-associated protein 1-like isoform X1, which encodes MFSSVSKWLGVVDNTVDEETLAVNAEGEEKPVEKPEIKDEEKTTATAEKVDNDPENDDLISPQTKQTLEDVSAKAISTAKEWGTFLYGIGKQASEKVTEKAKEITKSVEDKTFLGDFTKEQETFVTEKKEKDRKSEAAVPPWVGYNEEDDMKAQILALSQDKRNFLRNPPSGIQFQFDFDAIFPVAMATLQEDTNLQKMRFELVPKQIKEDMFWRNYFYRVSLIKQSTQLTSLAQQAGNGEGKDHSRSSSISSENKERSSPKPVQRSPEVEEQAGSPQENEFVSDSFADDGQISDEDLRKEMEMLGMEGDKKEEGEPKENPTVWEAELQRELQEYEMVGSGEDIDDADIENEILKQIEEESSAS